In a single window of the Equus quagga isolate Etosha38 chromosome 7, UCLA_HA_Equagga_1.0, whole genome shotgun sequence genome:
- the MDH2 gene encoding malate dehydrogenase, mitochondrial has translation MLSAFARPAGAALRRSLSTSAQNNAKVAVLGASGGIGQPLSLLLKNSPLVSRLTLYDIAHTPGVAADLSHIETRATVKGYLGPEQLPDCLKGCDVVVIPAGVPRKPGMTRDDLFNTNATIVATLTAACAQHCPEAMVCIISNPVNSTIPITAEVFKKHGVYNPDKIFGVTTLDIVRANTFVAELKGLDPARVNVPVIGGHAGKTIIPVISQCTPKVDFPQDQLTTLIGRIQEAGTEVVKAKAGAGSATLSMAYAGARFVFSLVDAMNGKEGVVECSFVKSQETDCPYFSTPLLLGKKGIEKNLGLGKLSSFEEKMIAEALPELKASIKKGEEFVKSMK, from the exons ATGCTCTCCGCCTTCGCCCGGCCCGCCGGCGCCGCTCTCCGCCGCAGCCTCAGCACCTCAGCCCAG AACAATGCGAAAGTAGCTGTGCTAGGGGCTTCTGGAGGAATTGGGCAGCCCCTTTCGCTTCTCCTGAAGAACAGCCCCCTGGTGAGCCGCCTGACCCTCTACGATATTGCTCACACACCTGGAGTGGCCGCAGATCTGAGCCACATTGAGACCAGAGCGACTGTGAAAG GCTACCTGGGACCTGAGCAGCTGCCAGACTGCCTGAAAGGTTGCGATGTGGTGGTCATCCCGGCTGGAGTCCCGAGAAAACCAG GCATGACACGAGATGACCTGTTCAACACCAATGCCACGATTGTGGCCACCCTGACTGCTGCCTGTGCCCAGCATTGCCCTGAGGCCATGGTCTGCATCATTTCAAATCCG GTTAACTCCACCATCCCAATCACAGCGGAAGTTTTCAAGAAACATGGAGTATACAACCCCGATAAAATCTTCGGGGTGACAACCCTGGACATTGTCAGAGCCAACACTTTTGTTGCAGAACTGAAG GGTTTGGATCCGGCTCGAGTCAATGTTCCTGTCATTGGCGGCCACGCTGGGAAGACCATCATCCCCGTCATCTCTCAG TGCACTCCCAAGGTGGACTTTCCACAGGACCAGCTGACAACCCTCATCGGACGGATCCAGGAGGCCGGCACCGAGGTGGTGAAGGCTAAGGCTGGAGCAG GCTCTGCCACCCTGTCCATGGCGTATGCTGGAGCCCGGTTTGTCTTCTCCCTCGTGGATGCGATGAACGGAAAGGAAGGAGTTGTCGAATGTTCCTTTGTTAAGTCTCAAGAAACGGACTGTCCCTATTTCTCCACGCCATTACTGCTGGGG aAAAAGGGCATCGAGAAGAATCTAGGCCTTGGCAAACTCTCCTCTTTCGAAGAGAAGATGATAGCCGAGGCCCTTCCTGAGCTGAAAGCCTCAATCAAGAAAGGAGAAGAGTTTGTAAAGAGCATGAAATGA